One region of Acidimicrobiales bacterium genomic DNA includes:
- a CDS encoding TetR/AcrR family transcriptional regulator, with product MGTCPLPRLLDAAEEVFGRKGFHEATLKEVAELAELSVGSECSFFDSKEELFRQVFVRLAAELMPSIRAILDDEGAGPVEQLHALIDCEMGLLRRHPRIGRLFLRCTSAGLQATDRDIDLVVHGRREEAVRLRASLFERGQAAGVFRRGDPEVLAHLFSGMMSAYQAMDPAVVSDDPDAGARSSQAELHEIVASAFVVG from the coding sequence ATGGGAACGTGCCCGCTGCCGCGGTTGCTGGATGCAGCCGAAGAGGTCTTCGGTCGCAAGGGGTTCCACGAGGCGACCCTGAAGGAGGTCGCGGAGCTGGCGGAGCTCTCGGTCGGGTCGGAGTGCTCGTTCTTCGACAGCAAGGAGGAGCTGTTTCGGCAGGTCTTCGTCCGGCTGGCTGCGGAGCTCATGCCGTCGATCCGTGCCATCCTCGACGATGAGGGCGCGGGACCGGTCGAGCAGCTCCACGCTCTGATCGACTGCGAGATGGGCTTGCTCCGCCGGCATCCCCGGATCGGGCGGCTCTTCCTGCGTTGCACGAGCGCCGGGTTGCAGGCGACCGACCGGGACATCGACCTGGTGGTGCACGGCCGGCGCGAGGAGGCGGTGCGCCTCCGGGCATCGCTGTTCGAGCGGGGGCAGGCGGCGGGCGTGTTTCGTCGGGGCGATCCCGAGGTGTTGGCCCATCTGTTCAGCGGGATGATGTCCGCCTATCAGGCCATGGACCCCGCCGTGGTGTCCGACGATCCTGACGCTGGTGCACGCTCGTCGCAGGCTGAGCTGCACGAGATCGTCGCCAGCGCCTTCGTCGTCGGCTGA
- a CDS encoding isochorismatase family protein, translated as MPVVLSELVDPTTTALVTCELQRGVVGDLAPSPELVEVCRETRLVETAAALCTAARACGARVVHAVVELRGDRAGLSINNPMMAMVTKNPAQVRQGTPAADLVPELGPEPEDIEIRRIHGLTPFTSTSLDQVLRNLGVRTVVPVGVSLNEALLGLCLSAADLGYRIALPTDAVAGHPMEYGRDVLQHTLAYLSNLTTSGAIIEAWRSGESPAPQRSTT; from the coding sequence ATGCCCGTCGTGCTGTCCGAACTCGTCGACCCCACCACCACCGCCCTCGTCACGTGCGAGCTCCAGCGCGGGGTCGTCGGCGATCTCGCACCCTCGCCCGAGCTGGTCGAGGTCTGCCGCGAAACCAGGCTGGTGGAGACCGCCGCCGCCCTGTGCACGGCGGCCCGTGCCTGCGGCGCCCGCGTCGTGCATGCCGTGGTCGAGCTGCGCGGCGACCGAGCCGGCCTGAGCATCAACAACCCGATGATGGCGATGGTCACGAAGAATCCCGCTCAGGTGCGGCAAGGCACACCCGCAGCCGACCTCGTGCCCGAGCTCGGACCGGAGCCGGAGGACATCGAGATCCGCCGGATCCACGGCCTCACCCCCTTCACGAGCACCTCCCTCGACCAGGTGCTCCGGAACCTGGGCGTTCGGACCGTGGTTCCCGTCGGCGTCTCGCTCAACGAGGCGCTGCTCGGCCTCTGCCTGTCCGCGGCCGACCTCGGCTATCGCATCGCCCTGCCCACCGACGCCGTCGCCGGGCACCCCATGGAGTACGGCCGCGACGTGCTCCAGCACACCCTCGCCTACCTCTCGAACCTGACGACGAGCGGGGCCATCATCGAGGCCTGGCGCAGCGGAGAGAGCCCGGCACCTCAGAGGAGCACCACATGA
- a CDS encoding amidohydrolase family protein yields MNIPQIISVDDHVVEPPTLWSDRLPASLVERGPRVVSAPYEMVPEGRHAFRMATSGPETDFWVYDGVVSGIDTASAAAGLEGADIATRPISYAEMRPGCYDRDARMEDMSAGGIERSLCFPTVPRFCGQTFLEAEDKDLALLCVLAYNDWTVEEWAGGSGGRLVPLCLVPLWDPELAAAEVRRNAERGVRAVAFSELPQYLGLPSLHDADRRWDPLLRACDETGTVMCMHIGSASRLVTTADDAPLAAQVALLSVNSQLCLTDWLISGVLARFPNLKVALSEAQVGWMPFLLQRLDIIWERHAGTLAALDPVITRPPSSYVQGRVYGCVVDDDFGIRSHDAIGLEQITYESDYPHMDSTWPDTREQAARALAGLSAEQVHMVLRGNAIDLFQLPAELPVA; encoded by the coding sequence ATGAACATCCCGCAGATCATCTCCGTCGACGACCACGTCGTCGAGCCCCCCACTCTCTGGTCCGATCGCCTGCCGGCCAGCCTGGTCGAGCGAGGCCCGCGGGTCGTCAGCGCGCCGTACGAGATGGTCCCTGAGGGCCGCCACGCCTTCCGCATGGCGACCTCGGGCCCCGAGACCGACTTCTGGGTCTACGACGGCGTCGTCAGCGGCATCGACACCGCGTCGGCCGCCGCCGGGCTGGAGGGGGCGGACATCGCCACTCGACCGATCAGCTACGCGGAGATGCGTCCGGGCTGCTACGACCGCGATGCCCGGATGGAGGACATGTCGGCGGGCGGCATCGAGCGCTCCCTGTGCTTCCCGACGGTCCCGAGGTTCTGCGGCCAGACGTTCCTCGAAGCCGAGGACAAGGACCTCGCCCTGCTGTGCGTGCTCGCCTACAACGACTGGACGGTGGAGGAGTGGGCCGGCGGGAGCGGCGGCCGCCTGGTCCCCCTCTGCCTCGTCCCGCTCTGGGACCCGGAGCTGGCCGCGGCCGAGGTCCGCCGGAACGCAGAGCGAGGCGTGCGGGCGGTGGCGTTCAGCGAGCTGCCGCAGTACCTGGGGCTTCCCAGCCTCCACGACGCCGATCGGCGCTGGGATCCCCTCCTCCGGGCGTGCGACGAGACCGGGACCGTCATGTGCATGCACATCGGCTCGGCCTCCCGGCTCGTCACCACTGCGGACGACGCCCCGCTGGCTGCCCAGGTCGCCCTGCTGTCGGTCAACTCGCAGCTCTGCCTCACCGACTGGCTCATCTCCGGCGTACTGGCCCGCTTCCCCAACCTGAAGGTGGCGCTTTCGGAGGCCCAGGTCGGGTGGATGCCGTTCCTGCTCCAGCGTCTCGACATCATCTGGGAGCGCCACGCCGGGACGCTCGCCGCCCTCGACCCCGTCATCACCCGGCCCCCGAGCTCCTATGTCCAGGGCCGCGTCTACGGATGCGTCGTCGACGACGACTTCGGCATCCGCTCCCACGACGCGATCGGTCTCGAGCAGATCACCTACGAGAGCGACTACCCGCACATGGACAGCACCTGGCCCGACACACGCGAGCAGGCGGCCCGGGCCCTGGCCGGCCTCTCGGCCGAGCAGGTCCACATGGTTCTCCGGGGCAACGCCATCGACCTGTTCCAGCTCCCCGCCGAGCTGCCCGTCGCCTGA
- a CDS encoding SDR family oxidoreductase, protein MDLRLNDKVVIVTGGTGGIGRGLTTAFAAEGAAVVVAARDVDAATDIAAATDGTVTVAECDVTDPASVREMVDLTRQTHGPVDVLVNNAGGATGRSKVAELTAEHRTAQIRLNIDGVVNCTQAVAPDMLGRGSGSVVNISSNASLSGEAAEGCVHYGSCKAFVNAFSRGLAWEWGPAGVRVNVISPGWIVPHDGAALSERSIWRDQFGPTGRARHLEAAATQGSLPNISTLPIRRVGRPEDVAHLALFLASDVSSYITGQLVSVSGGAVMPS, encoded by the coding sequence ATGGATCTCCGCCTGAACGACAAGGTCGTCATCGTGACCGGCGGCACCGGCGGGATCGGCCGGGGCCTCACCACCGCCTTCGCGGCCGAGGGCGCTGCCGTCGTGGTCGCCGCCCGCGACGTCGATGCGGCGACGGACATCGCCGCCGCGACGGACGGCACCGTCACAGTGGCCGAGTGCGACGTCACCGATCCGGCCTCGGTCCGCGAGATGGTCGACCTCACCCGCCAGACCCATGGTCCCGTCGACGTGCTCGTGAACAACGCCGGCGGGGCCACGGGGCGCTCGAAGGTGGCCGAGCTCACCGCCGAGCACCGCACCGCGCAGATCAGACTGAACATCGACGGGGTCGTGAACTGCACGCAGGCCGTCGCTCCCGACATGCTGGGGCGCGGCTCGGGCAGCGTGGTGAACATCAGCTCCAACGCGTCGCTCTCGGGCGAGGCGGCCGAGGGCTGCGTCCACTACGGCAGTTGCAAGGCGTTCGTCAACGCCTTCAGCCGAGGCCTGGCCTGGGAGTGGGGCCCCGCCGGTGTGCGGGTCAACGTCATCAGCCCCGGCTGGATCGTGCCCCACGACGGAGCCGCCCTCAGCGAACGCAGCATCTGGCGCGACCAGTTCGGACCGACCGGGCGCGCTCGCCATCTCGAGGCGGCCGCGACCCAAGGCTCACTCCCCAACATCAGCACCCTGCCCATTCGCCGCGTCGGGCGACCCGAAGACGTCGCCCACCTCGCCCTGTTCCTGGCGTCCGATGTCTCCAGCTACATCACGGGCCAGCTCGTGAGCGTCAGCGGGGGCGCGGTCATGCCCAGCTGA
- a CDS encoding amidohydrolase family protein yields the protein MNVEDLVLVSVDDHVIEPPDVFARHVPERWQDQRPVQVEQPDGTIVWRYQGEEAATLALNAVVGRSPEELGYEPTSYDEIRKGCYDVTERVRDMDAGGVLGSLCFPSFPGFAGRLFATAPDKAISEVMVRAYNDWHVHEWCGAAPGRFIPLGIGPLWDPHVLAAEVRRLAELDCHAVTFSENPDRLGLPSLHSDTWDPFWAACSDVGTVPCIHIGSSSELTMTSMDAPVDVVTTLAPFAIMKCATDLVWSPIFRKFPDLRIALSEGGIGWVPYLLDRVDRTYKRHRYWTGQDFGDRLPSEVFREHVVTCFIQDPVGLANRHAIGVENITWECDYPHGDSIWPYSPEELLLEADGLSDEEIDLITHRNAMRIFRFDPFAVRPREACTVGALRAQAARSNVDTAEHRTGIRRGKPGQTMEQVIAQTNV from the coding sequence ATGAACGTCGAAGATCTCGTCCTGGTGAGCGTCGACGACCACGTCATCGAGCCACCCGACGTGTTCGCTCGCCACGTGCCCGAGCGCTGGCAGGACCAGCGGCCCGTGCAGGTCGAGCAGCCCGACGGGACCATCGTCTGGCGCTACCAGGGTGAAGAAGCCGCCACCCTGGCGCTCAACGCCGTGGTCGGCCGCAGCCCCGAGGAGCTCGGCTACGAGCCCACGAGCTACGACGAGATCCGCAAGGGATGCTACGACGTCACCGAACGCGTGCGCGACATGGATGCCGGCGGCGTGCTCGGTTCCCTGTGCTTCCCCTCCTTCCCGGGCTTCGCCGGGCGGCTGTTCGCGACGGCACCCGACAAGGCGATCAGCGAGGTCATGGTCCGCGCCTACAACGACTGGCACGTCCACGAGTGGTGTGGCGCCGCCCCAGGGCGCTTCATCCCGCTCGGCATCGGGCCGCTCTGGGATCCCCACGTGCTCGCGGCCGAGGTCCGCCGGCTGGCCGAGCTGGATTGTCACGCCGTCACGTTCTCCGAGAACCCCGACCGGCTCGGCCTACCGAGCCTCCACAGCGACACCTGGGACCCGTTCTGGGCGGCGTGCAGCGACGTCGGCACCGTCCCGTGCATTCACATCGGCTCGTCCTCGGAGCTCACCATGACCTCGATGGACGCGCCGGTCGACGTCGTCACGACCCTGGCGCCGTTCGCGATCATGAAGTGCGCGACCGACCTCGTCTGGTCGCCGATCTTCCGGAAGTTCCCCGACCTGAGGATCGCCTTGTCGGAGGGCGGCATCGGCTGGGTCCCCTACCTGCTCGACCGCGTCGACCGCACCTACAAGCGGCACCGCTACTGGACCGGCCAGGACTTCGGCGACCGTCTGCCGAGCGAGGTGTTCCGCGAGCACGTCGTCACCTGCTTCATCCAGGACCCGGTCGGCCTCGCCAACCGGCACGCCATCGGTGTCGAGAACATCACCTGGGAGTGCGACTACCCCCACGGCGACTCCATCTGGCCCTACAGCCCCGAGGAGCTCCTTCTCGAGGCCGACGGCCTCTCCGACGAGGAGATCGACCTCATCACCCACCGCAACGCCATGAGGATCTTCCGCTTCGACCCCTTCGCCGTCCGGCCCCGGGAGGCCTGCACCGTGGGCGCCCTGCGGGCCCAGGCCGCACGATCGAACGTCGACACGGCCGAGCACCGCACTGGCATCCGGCGCGGCAAACCCGGCCAGACGATGGAACAGGTGATCGCCCAGACCAACGTCTGA
- a CDS encoding nuclear transport factor 2 family protein, whose product MTRQFPRNEIDEAFQHYWKVGCVDEDWVAWTDLFVPDVHYVDHFWGPLRGRKQVDVWIHAVMKGVPEIYTVLDWYAIDGNRVVFRLQNRRDNPSADGPPYFDFPGLSVITYAGDGLWASEEDYWDRTGARRTSEEYAAACDRSGPTTPESRMTRRFWPDGPAWARSDDPPQPSWLDREDLPAITKPRELQELLARVIA is encoded by the coding sequence ATGACCCGGCAGTTTCCGCGCAACGAGATCGACGAGGCGTTCCAGCACTACTGGAAGGTCGGCTGCGTCGACGAGGACTGGGTGGCATGGACCGACCTCTTCGTCCCCGACGTCCACTACGTCGACCACTTCTGGGGCCCGCTACGAGGCCGCAAGCAGGTCGACGTGTGGATCCACGCCGTGATGAAAGGCGTGCCCGAGATCTACACCGTCCTCGACTGGTACGCCATCGACGGCAACCGCGTCGTCTTCCGCCTGCAGAACCGGCGCGACAACCCGAGCGCCGACGGCCCGCCCTACTTCGACTTCCCGGGCCTCAGTGTCATCACCTACGCCGGCGACGGTCTGTGGGCGAGCGAAGAGGACTACTGGGACCGCACCGGCGCGCGCCGCACGTCCGAGGAGTACGCAGCGGCATGCGATCGCTCCGGGCCGACGACCCCCGAGTCACGCATGACGCGCCGGTTCTGGCCCGACGGCCCGGCCTGGGCCCGTTCGGACGATCCGCCGCAGCCGTCCTGGCTCGACCGCGAGGACCTGCCGGCGATCACCAAGCCTCGGGAGCTTCAGGAGCTCCTCGCCCGCGTCATCGCGTGA